In Zingiber officinale cultivar Zhangliang chromosome 6A, Zo_v1.1, whole genome shotgun sequence, a single genomic region encodes these proteins:
- the LOC121996957 gene encoding uncharacterized protein LOC121996957, with protein sequence MAKLLARHLPKFPLCPIRCLPSSPKRIGFLFHHGPERHGSRITAGHLYSILQASRSYARERTRYSLFGDRKPGDEEFRRTWTKEMDEDDCLWTASEDEDEGNKNKDSKLEKEIKKIRSQTKEKSNLIDGDESDELRSLCSDTDEEVTLWSGSEDDDDDDIPTDPFKNERSDPHIDKLFEFEEAPKYRTISELLKAEKEPPELSPGKQARKLAVQNALKKLKKGPDGRYINVFDVMTDIDILIGAFENIIAGPEYAELREGGPKKLNMQFFKDIQTRMRDPNFRFSPELKLKPKSKFVSRKKWQKAQARRRKNEKR encoded by the exons ATGGCGAAGCTGTTGGCGCGTCACCTGCCAAAGTTTCCACTCTGCCCTATACGTTGCCTTCCTTCTTCGCCCAAAAG GATCGGATTCTTGTTCCACCACGGGCCTGAGCGCCATGGTAGCAGAATTACTGCAGGACATCTGTATTCTATCCTGCAAG CTTCACGATCCTATGCTCGTGAGAGAACACGTTATAGCTTGTTTGGTGATAGAAAGCCTGGCGATGAAGAGTTCAGGAGAACATGGACCAAAGAGATGGATGAGGATGACTGCTTATGGACCGCAAGTGAGGACGAAGACGAAGGAAACAAAAATAAAGATAGCAAGTTGgagaaggaaataaagaaaataaggagCCAGACAAAGGAGAAGTCGAACCTTATTGATGGCGATGAGAGCGACGAATTAAGAAGTTTGTGCTCGGACACTGATGAAGAAGTTACTTTATGGAGTGGCAgtgaagacgacgacgacgacgatatTCCCACTGACCCATTCAAGAATGAACGAAGCGATCCGCATATAGATAAACTGTTTGAGTTTGAGGAAGCACCCAAGTACCGGACCATCTCTGAATTGTTAAAAGCGGAGAAGGAGCCTCCAGAGTTATCTCCAGGAAAGCAAGCTAGAAAGCTTGCTGTTCAGAATGCATTGAAAAAGCTAAAGAAAGGCCCAGACGGACGGTATATAAACGTGTTCGATGTGATGACTGATATTGATATCTTGATTGGAGCCTTTGAGAACATTATTGCTGGACCAGAGTATGCAGAGCTTCGAGAGGGCGGACCTAAGAAGCTAAACATGCAATTTTTCAAGGATATACAGACACGCATGCGAGATCCAAATTTCAGGTTTTCTCCTGAGTTGAAGCTGAAGCCAAAAAGCAAATTTGTTTCTCGGAAGAAGTGGCAAAAGGCTCAAGCAAGGAGGAGGAAAAATGAAAAGCGTTGA